In the Buchnera aphidicola (Thelaxes suberi) genome, TTAGTTGGGATTCCTCCTACTTGTGGTTTTTTTGGAAAATATTATTTATTTTTAAATATTATTAGCGGTAAATTTTCTATTTTAGGTGTTAGTGGTTTTATAGGATCTATTTTAGGAATGTATTGTTATTTTAAAATAATAGCAGTTTTTTATCAAAAAGTTCCAAAAATAGTTTCAAATAATGTGGGAAACAATAATATTGCTTTATTTTTATTAAAATTGATTGTATTTGTAATAACATTTTTAATTATTTTATTTGGTATATTTCCTCAAATATTGATTAATTTTTTAAAATTAAATATATTTTTATAATAAATCATGTACATTTTATTTTTTATATGTACATGTTTATTAATTCAATAATTTTATAAAATTTTAGAATAAGTATTTAAAATTAAATTTTTACGAATAAAATACAAATATCGTATTTATTATAAATAACAAGAAACTAATATCAATGTTCGAACATTTCGGAAATAGATTCTTCATTACTTATTCTTCTAATAGCTTCAGCAAGCATTCCAGCAAGAGATAATGTGCGTACTTTGGGTAATATTTTAATAGTTTTATTGAGGGGAATAGTATCACATACAACAATTTCATCTATTACGGATTGTTGTAAATTTTGGGTGGCTATTCCTGAAAAAATAGGATGTGTTGCGTATGCAAATACTTTTTTTGCTCCGTTATCTTTTAATGCTTGAGCTGCTTTACATAATGTTCCTGCAGTATCAATGATATCATCTACTAAAACACAATCTCTATTTTTTATATCTCCTATAATATTCATTACTTGAGAAGTATTAGATGCTGATCTTCTTTTATCAATAATAGCCATGTCTGTATCATTTAATAATTTTGCTATAGCTCGTGCTCGTACTACTCCTCCTATATCTGGAGAAACTACAATTGGATTTTTTAATTTTATTTGCAGCATATCTTCTAATAAAATTAAACTTCCAAAAACATTATCTACAGGAATATCAAAAAATCCTTGAATTTGTTCTGCATGTAAATCAACTGTAAGAACACGATCTACACCAACATTAAATAAAAAATCTGCTACGATTTTAGCAGTAATTGGCACTCTAGCAGATCGCACTCTGCGGTCTTGTCTTGAATATCCAAAGTATGGGATTACGGCTGTTATTCTTCCAGCAGAAGCTCGTCTAAGTGCATCTGTTATTACTAATAATTCCATTAAATTATCGTTTGTTGGTGCGCAAGTTGATTGTATAACAAAAACATCTTTACCTCTAACATTTTCATTAATTTGAACACTAATTTCTCCATCACTAAATCTTCCTATAGATGCTTTTCCTAAACTGGTATATAGTTTTCGAGATATTGATTGAGCAAGTCGCGGAACCGAATTTCCAGCAAATAATTTCATATCAGACACAATTACACGCCCTCATATAGAAATAAAATTGGTTTGTTATTTAAAGTTTTATTAATTAAAGTAATCATATTTATATATATATTCATATATGTCAATGTAAAATGTATTGATTGTTTTGTTTATATTTTTACAAAAATATTAATGATCTAACAATATTAAAAATTTTTTTAAGATATAAATAACATTATTATAGCTGTTTAATTAATTACAAATTTATATTTTAGTATTTAAAAGATAAATTTCATATACTTAAAGCAAGTATTTATTTTTTTATTATGATTGTATTAAAATTAATTATTTAATTTTACTAGATATATATTTTATATATAGTTTTTTATATTAAATTTTTAGTGAAACTATTATATAAAATTTTATAATACTAAAATTAAATTTAATTAAATTAAATTTTTTTGATTTGTTTTATTGTATTATATACTAACAATATCAACTAATAATTTTTATTATAATATAAAAAATGAAAAAAAATATTAATTTAAAATTACAGCGGTTACTTGATCGTTATAAAGAATTAGAACAAATGCTATCTGATAAAAGAATAATGGTTACACAAGATTTATATAAAGAATTATCTAAAGAATATGCTGATTTATCAGATATTATTAAGCATTTTAGAAAGTGGAAAAAAATTCAAAAAGAAAAGCATGACATTAATGAATTGTTACATGACCCTGATTTATATAAAGAAGCAGAAATTGAATTAAAATCTCTTGTATTACAAGAAAATAACTTAGAAACAAAAATACAACAACTAATGATACCAAGAGATCCTAATGATTTAAAAAATTGTTTTATTGAAATTAGAGCCGCTACTGGCGGTGATGAATCTGCAATTTTTGCTGGAGAACTATTTAGAATGTATATGAAATATGCTGATATTCATTCATGGAAAGTTGACGTATTGAGTATACATGAAGGTGATCAAGGCGGTTATAAAGAAATTACTGCACAAATTTCAGGGAAAGGGGTTATGAAAAGATTAAAATTTGAATCGGGAGGACATCGAGTACAAAGAATACCTAAAACTGAAACTCAGGGAAGAGTGCATACTTCAACATGTACTGTTGCTGTAATGCCATTAGAAAAAAATATGAAAAAATATGAGAATATTAATTCTAGTGATTTACGTATTGATACTTTTAGATCTTCTGGAGCAGGTGGTCAGCATGTTAATACTACTGATTCTGCAATTCGCATTACACATATTCCTACTGGTCAAGTAGTTGAATGCCAAGATGAAAGATCTCAACATAAAAATAAAGCTCGTGCATTATCGATATTATCAGCTAGGATTCGCGCAGCAGAAGAAGAAAAGAGACATAAAAAAGAATCAATAATTCGTAAATCGTTATTAGGGACAGGAGAACGATCTGATAGAAATAGAACATATAATTTTCCAAATAACAGAGTTACTGATCATAGAATTAATTTAACACTTTACTGTTTGAACGAAATATTAAATGGCAACTTAGATTTATTAATTAATCCTATAATACAGGAATTACACAAAGATTATTTATATCAATTATCTGAATAAAATATGAAAATTAGAGATTGGAAAAAAATCAGCATAAAGAAATTAAATTATGCTTTTAGCGCTTATCATGATGTATTAATTTTATTATCGTATGTTTTAAATCATTCGATTAGCTGGTTAATTGCTTTTGATGACATAGAATTAACGATAGTACAACAAAAACAGTTAAATAAATTATTAAATAGACGCGTAAATAATGAACCATTAAATTATATTATTTGTAGCAAATATTTTTGGTCATTAAATTTTTTTCTATCAAAAGATGTATTAATTCCTCGATCGGATACTGAAAAATTAGTAGAAATATCATTAATTAAAATCAATATGAAAAAAAAACAATATATTTTAGATTTAGGTACTGGTTCTGGAAATATTGCTATATCTATTGCAAATGAATGTTCTAACTGTCATGTAATGGGTATTGATTATACTACTAAAATCATTAAATTAGCAAAATATAATGCTAATAAATTAAATATAAAAAATGTTTTTTTTTGTAAGAGTAATTGGTTTTCTTGTTTAAATAATTATAAGTTTAATATTATAGTTAGTAATCCACCATATATTTCAATAAAAGAAAAGAAAAATTTATCTAAAGATATTATGTTTGAACCAAAAAAAGCATTATTTACTACAAAAAAAGGATTACAAGATATAGAACATATTATTAGCAATGCTAAGTATTATTTATTACAAGATGGTTGGTTGATATTAGAACACGGTTGGAATCAAAAAAATGAAGTATTTAATTTTTTTGTAAAGTATAAATTTACAACAATAGAATCTTATAAAGATTATAACGGATATGATAGGGTCATTGCAGGAAAATTATAACTGTGTTATTAATAATAATATTTAATTTACAATAAATTATAGTATTATTATTAATATAAATAATTTTTTAAATTATGAAATATTAATTAATTGTATATTTTAAGGATGAATTATGAAACTTTTAGTAGAAAAAATTAAATTAAATAATCAATTTTCTATACTTGATGCTATGATTGATATATTTTGTTTGCTTTATCATGATATTTCTAAAGAACTTATTATGTTAGAATTAAATAAAAAAATTCAGGAAGCTAAAGATGTTATTACAAAGATAAAAAATGATGATATTAAATTAAAAAAATTAATTTATTTTTTTTATTCTTATTGGAAATTTAAAAGCGTTGATGGTATTTATAACGTTTCTAATGCGTTACGTATTGATTACGTATTAAGGGAAAAAAAAGGTATAGCATTATCTCTAGGGATAATTTTAATTGATATTGCAAAAAAATTAGATATTAATTTATATCCAATAATATTTCCTACCCAGTTTATTGTTAGTTTCAATGATAAAAATAATAAAGAAATAATATTGATTAATCCTGTTAATGGTGAATTTTTAAATAAAGAAACATTAGATTTATGGTTAAAAGGTAGTGTTAGTCCTACTACTACATTAAAAGAAGAAGATTTAAAATATTCTGAAAATATTGTAGTTTTGCATAAAATATTACATAATTTAAAATTAGCATTAATCGAAGAAAAAAATATGATACTGGCTTTAAAAATAAGTAATTTTTTAATCCAAATAAAAGAGAATGATCCTTATGAAATACGGGATAGAGGGTTAATATATGCTCATTTAGAATGTAATCGTATTGCTATATCGGATTTAACATATTTTATTGAAAAATGCCCAGATGATCCTGTTGCTGAAATTATTAGAATGCAAATTCATTTAATTAAAAAAAAATCAATTGTTTTGCATTAAAAAAATATATTTTAAGTAAAATTTTTTGTTAAATAAAAGGGTACAATCTTTTATGATTATTTTTATAATACCAATATTTAATTTTTTCAATTTCATTATTTGGAATTGTGCGACCTTCAAGAAAATTATCTATAGTTTCATAGCTAATACCTAAGATTTCTTCGTCTGTTTTATATGGAGCATTATCTTCTAATCCAGCAATTGGATCTTTTAAATATAATTGTTGAGGGCAATTTAATGTTTTTAACAAAATTTTTCCTTGTCTTTTATTTAAACTACGAATAGGATTAATATCTGAAGCTCCATCTCCATGTTTAGTAAAAAAACCTGTGATAATTTCGTTTGCATTAGAAGTGCCAACTACTATTCCTTTATTTTGCGCAGCAATACTATATATTATTTGCATTCGTATACGAGATTTAAGATTTCCTTTATCAGATTCGGATAAAATTATATTATTTTTTAATAAAGAATTTATTGTAGTACAAACAATTTTTTTTATATCTATAGATATGGTTTGATTAGGATTGATAAAATTAATTGCAGTTTTACAATCATTTTCGTCTGATTGTATTCCATATGGAAGGCGAATTGCAATACATTTATATTTTTTTATTGCCAAAGTGTTATTAATTTTATTGATTGCCAATTGACAAAGTTTTCCTGATAAAGTCGAATCCTGCCCTCCACTAATACCTATTACTAGTGTTTGGATTTCTGTATGATTTAAAAGATAATCTTTTAAAAAATTGATTCTTTTATTAATTTCTTCTACAGGTAAAATATTTTTTTTTACTTTTAATTGTTGAATCATAACGTGTATATTTTTCATTTTTTTTAAAACCGATAAAATTATTTAATATTATTGATATTGTAGTTTTATTATTGCAAAAATTAATTTATTTTTTAAGGAAATTATTGTGCAAAAATTAATTTTAGTTTTAAATTGCGGAAGTTCATCAATAAAATTTTCTATTATTGACACGGTAAAATATAGCAAGATCTTATCTGGAATCATTGATGCAATTGGTTTACATCATACTAAAGCAGTTTGGAAAATACATAATTATATGTCTGATTGTGTTTATTCGTTTAATAAAATTATAACACATCTAGAAGGTTTAGATTTTTTATTTCAAGAAATATTATTTAAATATAAAGAAATAACGTCTAATATAATAGGAATTGGTCATAGAATTGTGCATGGAGGAAATAAAATTACTACAGCAGTTTTTTTGAATAAAAAAAATATAAAATATATTGAAGAAGCATCATGTTTTGCTCCTACACATAATCCTATAAATTTGTTAGGAGTATCATTTTGTAAAAAAAATTTTCCTAGTTTATCAAAATATAATGTAGGCGTTTTTGATACTGTTTTTCATCAAACATTACCAGCTGAATCATTTTTATATGGCATACCATATAAATTTTTTTATAAAAATCATATTCGGCGTTATGGAGCTCATGGGATCAGTCATCAATATATTTGCAATAAAGTTGCGCAAATATTAAATATACCTAAAAATAACTTAAATATAATTAGTTGTCATTTAGGAAATGGATGTTCTATTGCTGCAATAAAAGATGGGTTATCAGTAGATACTTCTATGGGTTTAACGCCATTAGAAGGTTTAATAATGGGGAATCGTAGTGGGGATATCGATCCTGCTATTATTTTTTTTATGTATAAAAATTTAAAATTGGACATAAAATCTATTGAAGATATTTTAATAAATAAATCAGGATTGTTAGGTTTAAATGAAATAACTAGTGATTTTCGAGAAATTACTTATAATTATTATAAAAATGTAAAATTTAAACTTTCTTTTGATGTATTTTGTCATCGTTTAGCTAAATATATTGCAGGATATTCAACATTAATGGATGGAAAATTAGATGCAATTACTTTTACTGGAGGGATTGGAGAAAATTCGTCTTTAATGCGATTAATAACTATTACTAAATTATCATTATTAGGAGTATTTATTGATCAAAAAAAGAATATTAATGTTAAAAGCAATCGTATTAATTTTATTCATTTAGAAAATAGTATTCCAATTATAGTTATTCCGTCTAAAGAAGAAATTGAAATCGCAAAAGAAACTATGCATGTTATTAATACAAAATGTATTGTATAAATTTAATTTATTGTTCTAAATTATTTGTTTAGATATTTTATATTTAAGGTGATTTATATGTCATTTCCATTATTAATTATTCCGTTACATGAATATGTTGGAATAAATACAGTAAGTTTAAGTATTTTAAAAAATTTTTATGAAAAAAATATTCCATGTTCATTTTTTAACATTATAAAGAATAAAAAAAATATTGTTGTGTATAAAAAAAAAATAATTTCTATAATAAATTTATTAAAATTAGATATAAAATTTATTGAACCTATCAAAGTAGATACAGATACATTAAATTATATTAATCATAATAATTTTAATAGTCTTTTAGATAAAGTTACTGATGCATATTATCAAGAATGTATCGATAGTAGTATGTTTAGTATTAATTTGATTCAAGGATTACCTCTTAGTTCTAAAAATTATTTATTAAATATAAAATTTAATTTATTAATTGCTGAGCGTCTTCGTGCAAAAATTATTTATTTAATGAATAGTAATATTGTATTAAGTATCGCCAAGATAGAGTGTAAACAATTTGAATATAATAATTTTTTTCCTTTGGATAATCATAGTGTAATAGGTATTATTTTAAATAATTCTAAGTTTGATTTTATTAATCAACCAAAAAAAATATCTTTATATAATTATAAAAGTAAATTTAATTTTTCATTACAAGATAAAAAAAAATGGTTGATTGTAGGGGGAATGTATAATGATCCTGATGTTCAATATATTTCGTTGAATAATTTATGTATCTATTTTAATGCAAAAGTGATAACAAGTTTTAATAACGACAATTTTTTTATAAAAAAAATATTTTTTTTAAACTCGCTAAAAGAATTACAGAATAATAATATAGAATCACAGACATTATTTTTAATTGATGTTATTGATATTGAACAATTTTATATAATAATAAATTTTTTAAAAAATAAAAAAATAGTTTTTGCAGTTATATTAATTGTTATGCAAGAAATAATAGACAATAATATAACAATTATACAAAAAAATTATAATTTTATTCCTATTTTTTTTGTTACTTCTTCTAAATTAGAAATATTTGATTTATTACGTACCATTCCTCATACTATGTTCCACAAAAAATTGCAAGAGAGAAAGGATAATATAAATACATTTTCTAAAACAATTGATATAAATTTTAGTTTATTACGAAAAGAAAAATTAATAAATTTAATTAACCCTATTTTTTTTAAATATCAATTAAAAACAATGTGTCAACAATATAAAAAAACAGTTATCTTACCTGAAGGTAATAATCCATTAATAATAGAAGCAGCTTCAATTTGTAATAAAAAAAATATATCTAAAATAATTTTATTAGGTCAGCATAAAAAAATTTATCATTATGCAAAAAAAAATAAAATAGAAATAAAAGATGGAATTCAAATTATAGATCCAAAATTAATATGTAACAATTATATTACAAAATTATTAAATATACGTAAACAAAACGGTCTAAATTTTGAAACTGCATCTAAATTAGTTAAAAATAATATAATGCTTGCAATGTTAATGTTAAAACATGATAAAAATGTAGCTGGAGTAGTTGCTGGAATAGAAACAACAACATCAGAAGTTTTACGCCCCGCTTTTCAAATTATAAAATGTAAACAGCAGTATTCGTTAGTGTCTTCTTATTTTTTTATGTTATTACATGACAGGGTAATAATGTATTCAGATTGTGCTATTAATACTAATCCTTCTTATAAAGAATTGGCAGAAATAGCTATACAATCTTTTGAAACCGCAATTCAATTTAAAATAAAACCTCGAATTGCAATGCTATCTTACATTACTAATACAATAAATAACATCACTGATGAAAATGTTATAAAAGTTATAAAAGCTACAAAATTAGTAAATAAAATTAGGCCAGATATATTAATTGAAGGGCCTATTCAATACGATGCAGCAATATCAAATAATGTAAGTAAAGTAAAATGTCCAAATTCTATAATTAAAGGTAAAGCAAATATTTTTATATTTCCCGATTTAAATACTGCAAATATTACTTATAAAGCAGTTCAAAGATCTACAGGATCAATATGTATTGGACCAATATTACAGGGAATTAATCAACCTGTTAATGATTTATCTAGAGGTGCTTCTATAGAAGATATATTATATACTATTATGTTAACTGTGATACAATCTTCTTCATGATAATGTGTTGAATTAAATTTCTATTAAAAATTCCAATTTTATATTTTTTTAGAAGAATATTCTAACATTGAACACTTTTAATAAATAATAAATTGATTAAATATATATTAAATTTATTTTTCTTTTTAAGAAAATGAAGATATAATAATTTATATTTTTATTAAAATATATTTTTTTAATAAAAAAATTAATTTATTAAATATTTTATTTTATAAAAAAAATATTTTTATATATAAATATTAGTTATAATTGAAAATTTTTTAATTCATTGCAATTAATTGAAGAATCTATTTGTCCTATTAGATAGGAATTAACTTCAACTTCTTGTGGAGCAACTTGTACATTATCTGAAGATAACCAATAATTAATCCAAGGTATAGGATTTGTACAAGCGGCAAAAATAGGTGGTAAACCTATGGATTTCATACGTATATTTGTAATGTATTCAATATATTGATATAAAATTTCTTTATTTAATCCTAAAATTGAACCGTCTTTGAAAAGATATGTAGCCCAATTTTTTTCTTGTTCTGCAGCTTGTTTAAATAACACAATAGCCTCTTTATTGCATTCATTAACAATGCCTTCCATTTTTTCTTCTTTTGCTTGCTCACGAATGATATTGATAATATGTTGTGTTCCTGTTAAATGTAAAGCTTCATCTCGTGCTATTAATCGGATAATTTTTGCATTTCCTTCCATAATTTCTCTTTCTGCAAAAGCAAATGAACAAGCAAAACTAACGTAAAAACGTACAGCTTCTAAAACATTTACACTGATTAAACATAAATATAGCTTTTTTTTTATAGTTTTTAAGCAAACATTTAATTGTTTATTATTTATCACATGTTTACCTTCTCCAAATAGATGCCAATAATTATTTTGTTGAATCAAATCGTCATAATAATGAGAAATATCTTGAGCTCTTTTACATATATGTGAATTATCTATTATAGTATCAAATACTTCAGATGGAGCATTAATAATATTTCTAATAATATGTGTATAAGATCTAGAATGTATAGTTTCTGAAAACGACCAAGTTTCTATCCATGTTTCTAATTCTGGTATAGATACAATTGGAAGTAAAGCTATACTTGGACTTCTTCCCTGTATTGAATCTAATAAAGTTTGATATTTTAAGTTACTTAAAAAAATGTGTTTTTCATGATTTAACAATTTATTATACTGGATGCGATCTTTGGATAAATCTATTTCTTCTGGTCTCCAAAAAAAAGAAAGTTGTTTTTCTATTAACCGTTCAAAAATATTATATTTCTGTTGATCATAACGAGCGATATTTACTGATTGACCAAAAAACATAGGTTCTTTTAATTGATTATTATATTTTTTTGAAAAAGTAGTATATGTCATAAATAATTTTATGTTTCATATAAATGTATTTTATATATAAATAATTATGAATAATTTACATATTTAATTAAGTTATCATTTATATAATACATCCTCCATTTTGACAAGATGCTTTAGAATGAGATGTAACTTGAGGAGTAGAATGTATTATATATTCTCCAGCTCTATCTCGTGTATTTTGATAATATAATGTTTTTATTCCAAGTTTATAAGCTAATAATAAATCTTTTATCAATACTTTCATTGGTATTTTATGATCAATGAATTTATATGGATCATAATTAGTGTTAGCAGAAATAGATTGATCAATAAATTTTTGCATGATACCAACTAATGTAAGATATCCGGTATTATCGGGAATATCCCATAATAATTCATAATTGTTTTTTAATTTTTCATATTCAGGAACAACTTGACGCAACATACCGTCTTTAGAAGCTTTAATACTAATAAATCCTCTAGGTGGTTCGATTCCATTAGTAGCATTAGAAATTTGTGAAGATGTTTCTGACGGCATAAGCGCAGATACAGTAGAATTACGTAATCCATATTTTTTTATTTTTTCTCGTAACGTATCCCATTTAAAATGTAGTGGTTCATTACATATTGTATCAATTGTTTTTTTATAAGTATCAATGGGCAAAATACCTTTAAAATAATTTGTTTCATGAAATAATGGACAAGGTCCTTTTTCTTTTGCTAATAAACATGAAGCGTTTAAAAGATAATACTGAATTGCTTCAAAAGTTTTATGAGTAAGATTATTAGCACTTCCATCAGAATATCGAACGTTATTTTTTGCTAAATAATAAGCGAAATTAATTACTCCAATACCTAAAGCTCTTCTACCTAATGATCCTTTTTTTGCTGTTAATACCGGATATTCTTGATAATCTAATATAGCGTCTAAAGCGCGTATCAATAAATCAGATAAATCACTAATTTCATTTAAATTATTAATTTTTCCTAAATTTAAAGCTGATAAAGTGCAAACTGCAATTTCACCTTCATCATTGTTGACATCATATATAGGTTTTGTAGGAAGTAGTATTTCTAAACATAGATTAGATTGTCTGATTGGAGCAATTTTAGGATTAAAGGGACTATGAGTATTACAATGATCAACATGTTGGATATATATCCTACCTGTCGAAGTTCTTTCTTGAATAAGAATAGATAATAAATCTAAACCTTTAATCATTTTTTTATTAATATTAGTATTATTTTCATATTTTTCATATAATTGTTGAAATTTTTTTTGGTCAGAAAAAAATGATTGATATAAATCTTTTACATCATGAGGACTAAATAATGTTATTAATTTACCTTCAATCATTCTTTTATATATAAACTCATTAATTTGTACTCCATAATCTGTATGACGTACTCTATTTTCTTCAATGCCTCTATTGTTTTTTAAAACAATTAATGATTCTATTTCTAAATGCCATATTGGATAAAAAAAAGTAGCAGCACCTCCTCTTACTCCACCTTGAGAGCATGATTTTACTGCGCTTTGAAAATATTTATAAAATGGTATACATCCGGTATGAAAAGCTTCTCCTTGTCTTATTGCGCTTCCTAC is a window encoding:
- the nrdA gene encoding class 1a ribonucleoside-diphosphate reductase subunit alpha, which codes for MNQKLLVTKRNGKKEDINLEKIHRVLNWAAKGLHNVSISQVELQSRIQFYNKIKTTTIHETIIKSAANLISRKNPNYQYLAARLAIFHLRKKAYGQFNPPVLYEHVKKMVKKNKYDTAILQDYSEQEFNKMNNFIDHLRDMKFSYAAVKQLEGKYLIKNRINGKIYESPQFLYILVSACLFAKYPYHIRMKYIKKFYDAISTFKISLPTPIMAGLRTPTKQFSSCILIECDDTINSINATASAIVKYVSQRAGIGVNVGQIRAVGSAIRQGEAFHTGCIPFYKYFQSAVKSCSQGGVRGGAATFFYPIWHLEIESLIVLKNNRGIEENRVRHTDYGVQINEFIYKRMIEGKLITLFSPHDVKDLYQSFFSDQKKFQQLYEKYENNTNINKKMIKGLDLLSILIQERTSTGRIYIQHVDHCNTHSPFNPKIAPIRQSNLCLEILLPTKPIYDVNNDEGEIAVCTLSALNLGKINNLNEISDLSDLLIRALDAILDYQEYPVLTAKKGSLGRRALGIGVINFAYYLAKNNVRYSDGSANNLTHKTFEAIQYYLLNASCLLAKEKGPCPLFHETNYFKGILPIDTYKKTIDTICNEPLHFKWDTLREKIKKYGLRNSTVSALMPSETSSQISNATNGIEPPRGFISIKASKDGMLRQVVPEYEKLKNNYELLWDIPDNTGYLTLVGIMQKFIDQSISANTNYDPYKFIDHKIPMKVLIKDLLLAYKLGIKTLYYQNTRDRAGEYIIHSTPQVTSHSKASCQNGGCII